One Dunckerocampus dactyliophorus isolate RoL2022-P2 chromosome 18, RoL_Ddac_1.1, whole genome shotgun sequence genomic region harbors:
- the cnp gene encoding 2',3'-cyclic-nucleotide 3'-phosphodiesterase: protein MDPENNGEVSAVLESPQQQEEGTAVAAAEEKEVKVSTGPENPVAADEEEQVVNGGGHDEAHAVAVTGTVSQERVETEGEDSSPQPEAKMVPEEPIAAPEKNPEPDPDPDDLPELIPEADVPEKATQGVTAHEPQAEPQPPSPQEKTPEQVKAVIDAVAEVVSKEVPPEDRGEPGKEEKGKTTEASAEKMAQVVVQEEKSAEAAPPAEPQKETEPEKSAESVVSKAAESSDAVPENEAPPPAAGSMSFALLEHEKTKDALQNSRTLVVLRGLPGSGKSFLARALEDAYKDRCSILCADNYGVKPENQDSSAEGHKALDEAVVACCANSSVFIVVDDTNHTQDRLARLGELAREHHLVVVFLEPCTEWSRDATRLAKMTGRKLKLAQITSMKRQLEEVALPLYFGWFLLPPVQDQLRSTNMGFLKALENLDAFKKQIADFSENENKEVDLTQYFKAKGSLHCTTKFCNYGKATGAKEYAEKPAVAKLYGSVFELSLTALFVTPRTAGARVSLTEEQLQLWPSDAEKEAESSVPAAASLPAGSRAHITLGCAKGVEPVRTGLDLLEILALQQEGQQGDLVEDMDLGPLRYYGKGRWMLELKEPMCVLALFSSFYKREGPESVQSKKESKKKCTIL, encoded by the exons ATGGATCCTGAAAATAACGGTGAGGTTTCAGCCGTGTTGGAGAGTCCGCAGCAGCAGGAAGAGGGGACGGCTGTGGCAGCAGCGGAAGAAAAAGAGGTGAAGGTTTCCACAGGACCTGAGAATCCAGTAGCTGCAGACGAAGAGGAGCAGGTGGTGAACGGTGGCGGCCATGACGAAGCACATGCTGTTGCGGTGACAGGAACTGTGTCTCAGGAGAGGGTGGAAACGGAGGGTGAGGACAGCTCTCCCCAGCCTGAAGCCAAGATGGTGCCGGAAGAACCGATTGCAGCGCCAGAGAAGAACCCAGAGCCTGACCCTGATCCAGATGATTTGCCAGAATTGATTCCAGAAGCTGACGTACCGGAGAAAGCAACGCAGGGAGTGACTGCACATGAGCCACAAGCCGAACCACAGCCTCCCAGCCCGCAGGAGAAGACTCCAGAACAAGTGAAGGCAGTAATCGATGCTGTGGCAGAAGTAGTTAGCAAGGAGGTTCCGCCAGAGGATCGTGGTGAGCCCGGAAAGGAAGAGAAAGGCAAGACAACGGAAGCCTCTGCTGAAAAAATGGCTCAAGTTGTGGTGCAGGAGGAGAAATCTGCTGAAGCAGCGCCACCTGCAGAGCCCCAGAAGGAAACTGAGCCAGAAAAAAGTGCTGAGTCAGTCGTTTCAAAAGCAGCTGAGTCGAGCGACGCTGTGCCTGAAAACGAGGCGCCGCCCCCCGCTGCTGGATCCATGTCGTTTGCCCTCCTGGAACACGAGAAGACCAAAGATGCTCTGCAGAACTCTCGCACCCTCGTTGTCCTCAGAGGCCTCCCCGGAAGCGGGAAGAGCTTCCTGGCCCGAGCCCTGGAGGACGCCTACAAGGACCGCTGCTCCATCCTCTGCGCAGACAACTATGGCGTGAAACCGGAGAACCAGGACTCCAGTGCGGAGGGACACAAGGCTCTGGATGAAGCCGTGGTGGCCTGCTGCGCCAATTCCTCGGTGTTCATCGTGGTGGATGACACCAACCACACCCAGGACCGACTGGCCCGCCTGGGCGAGCTGGCCAGGGAGCACCATTTGGTCGTTGTCTTCCTGGAGCCGTGCACGGAGTGGAGCAGAGACGCCACCCGGCTCGCCAAGATGACCGGACGCAAACTCAAGCTGGCACAAATTACGTCCATGAAGCGCCAGCTGGAGGAAGTGGCCCTTCCTCTCTACTTTGGCTGGTTTCTGCTGCCTCCTGTGCAGGATCAGCTCAGGTCCACAAACATGGGCTTCCTGAAAGCACTGGAAAACCTGGACGCATTCAAGAAACAAATTGCGGACT TCTCTGAGAATGAAAACAAGGAGGTGGATCTGACGCAGTACTTCAAAGCCAAAGGAAGCCTCCATTGTACCACCAAATTCTGTAATTATGGCAAGGCAACCGGCGCCAAAGAATATGCAGAGAAACCA GCTGTAGCAAAATTATATGGTTCTGTCTTCGAGCTATCCCTGACCGCCCTCTTCGTCACGCCTCGCACCGCCGGCGCCCGAGTGAGCCTCACAGAGGAGCAGCTTCAGCTGTGGCCATCCGATGCCGAAAAAGAGGCGGAGTCCTCCGTTCCCGCCGCCGCCTCCTTGCCCGCGGGGAGCCGTGCCCACATCACCCTCGGCTGCGCGAAGGGTGTCGAGCCGGTGCGAACGGGTCTGGATCTGCTGGAGATCCTGGCCTTGCAGCAGGAAGGCCAGCAGGGGGACCTGGTCGAAGACATGGATCTGGGCCCGCTGCGCTACTACGGCAAAGGGAGGTGGATGCTGGAGCTCAAGGAGCCCATGTGTGTGCTGGCGTTGTTCTCCAGCTTCTACAAGCGTGAGGGGCCCGAAAGCGTGCAGAGCAAAAAAGAATCCAAGAAGAAGTGCACCATCTTGTAA